A stretch of the Pedobacter sp. MC2016-14 genome encodes the following:
- a CDS encoding alpha/beta fold hydrolase encodes MFKKSIALVIPIFLLLCSVAFAQKSDTLSITLENVKYAYPVKYFPIQTEGQDVRMAYMDVAPSKKANGRTVVLFHGKNFGGYYWTEVIKALTSRGFRVIVPDQIGFGKSSKPFIHYSFHQMASWNKALLDTLGIQKASILGHSMGGMLATRFALMFPLNTEKLLLEDPIGLEDYRQFVPYVNTETQYKTELKSTAESIKKYYQGSYFVSWKPQYDELVRIGGGVTFSADYPRWAKVAAMTFTMIYEQPVVYEFASLRVPTVLFIGKQDRTIVGKGLLSPEQQALHGQYQLLGKQTAAKIPGSKLIEFDGCGHIPHMEIQTEFLVALLGSL; translated from the coding sequence ATGTTCAAAAAAAGTATTGCGCTTGTAATTCCAATTTTCTTATTGTTGTGTTCGGTTGCTTTTGCACAAAAATCCGATACATTATCTATTACGCTTGAAAACGTCAAATATGCATATCCGGTAAAATATTTCCCTATTCAAACGGAAGGGCAGGATGTTCGCATGGCCTATATGGATGTAGCCCCCTCAAAAAAGGCAAACGGGCGTACAGTAGTATTGTTTCATGGAAAAAACTTTGGAGGGTATTATTGGACAGAAGTAATTAAGGCGCTTACAAGTCGTGGCTTTAGGGTAATTGTTCCAGATCAAATCGGGTTTGGTAAATCCTCAAAACCATTTATACATTACAGTTTCCATCAAATGGCCAGCTGGAATAAAGCTTTGCTGGATACCCTTGGTATTCAAAAGGCCAGTATTCTTGGTCATTCAATGGGCGGAATGCTGGCAACCCGGTTTGCCTTAATGTTCCCTTTAAACACAGAGAAATTACTGCTTGAAGATCCTATAGGTTTAGAAGATTACAGGCAGTTTGTACCTTATGTAAATACAGAAACCCAGTATAAAACAGAGTTAAAATCTACTGCCGAAAGCATCAAAAAATACTATCAGGGCTCTTATTTTGTTTCCTGGAAGCCCCAATATGATGAATTGGTTCGTATTGGAGGTGGCGTTACCTTTAGTGCAGATTATCCTCGCTGGGCAAAGGTTGCCGCCATGACTTTCACTATGATTTATGAGCAGCCGGTAGTTTATGAATTTGCCAGTTTGCGCGTACCCACTGTTCTTTTTATTGGCAAACAAGACCGTACCATTGTAGGTAAGGGCTTGCTGAGTCCGGAACAGCAGGCTTTACATGGCCAGTATCAATTATTAGGCAAGCAAACTGCTGCAAAAATACCAGGTTCCAAACTTATTGAATTTGATGGATGTGGACATATCCCTCATATGGAGATTCAAACGGAATTTCTGGTAGCGTTACTCGGTAGTTTATAG